The following coding sequences are from one Zonotrichia albicollis isolate bZonAlb1 chromosome 13, bZonAlb1.hap1, whole genome shotgun sequence window:
- the CDH5 gene encoding cadherin-5 isoform X3, which yields MSHLILLFSLFLAPALADGRGQKSTQNLCSNDVSHKRQKRDWIWNQLHIQEELDTPLPHHVGKITSSVRNKNAKYIIEGEFANTIFKVEETSGDVYAFERLDREKKAEYELTALIIDRTNNRSLERPSRFIIKVYDINDNAPVFVHKVFNGSVPEMSPVGTSVTKVTAVDADDPTVSGHATVTYEVTRGGEYFTIDDSGVIYTKEPNLDRETKATYEIVVQAKDAPGFSGDSSTATVIIALSDINDNSPEFKLSSFHFKVPENVSVGGEVGRVKVEDIDEPQHRNTRYSFIQGEFRDTFDIVANPYTNEGIIRPKKPLDFEAVSEYRFSIEATDPTVNLRHFKPGNPRSIASVVIEVTDVDEPPVFRRLPYEFKVRENHAEVKTLGSVHAEDPDAAKRKIRYIQRRANPNGDYVRVSNSGVIQLPKPLDREFSSSYNITVAAVEILEDGRLSDRESHAHVHVIVDDVNDNAPELVSPEEPRVCENAAPGKVIVRISAVDKDETSPRGFFRYSLATEDSNFSLIENYDNTANITVKYGQFNRELAKFHYLPVLISDNGDPDLTSTNTLLISVCKCNEKGNFTFCEERAKQVGVSIQALVAIFVCIFTIIVSFAVIVLLILLRRRHKKDLSGLGRSVAEIHEQLVTYDEEGGGEMDTTSYDVSVLNSVRKNGLQAEPAPSPYAQVQKPPGNIPPAAGGMEMMIEVKKDEADNDRDLLPYDTLHIYGYEGAESIAESLSSLGSGSSDSDIDYDFLNDWGPRFKMLAELYGSEPSEDFVY from the exons ATGAGCCACCTTATTCTACTTTTCTCGTTGTTCTTGGCCCCAGCATTGGCTGATGGAAGAGGTCAGAAATCAACCCAAAACCTTTGCTCAAATGATGTCAGCCACAAACGCCAGAAGAGAGACTGGATATGGAACCAATTGCACATCCAAGAAGAGCTTGATACACCTCTGCCACACCACGTTGGCAAG ATCACGTCCAGCGTGAGGAACAAAAACGCCAAGTACATCATCGAGGGCGAGTTCGCCAACACCATCTTCAAGGTGGAGGAGACCAGCGGGGACGTGTACGCCTTCGAGAGGCTGGACAGGGAGAAGAAGGCCGAGTACGAGCTGACGGCCCTCATCATCGACAGGACGAACAACAGGTCCCTGGAGCGCCCCTCCAGGTTCATCATCAAGGTGTACGACATCAACGACAACGCCCCCGTGTTCGTGCACAAGGTGTTCAACGGCTCCGTGCCAGAAATGTCACCTGTGG GGACCTCAGTCACCAAGGTGACAGCTGTGGACGCTGATGACCCCACAGTGTCCGGTCATGCCACCGTGACCTACGAAGTCACCAGAGGAGGGGAATATTTCACCATTGATGACTCTG GTGTGATTTATACAAAAGAGCCTAATTTGGACAGAGAGACCAAGGCCACGTACGAGATTGTCGTCCAAGCCAAAGATGCTCCGGGTTTCTCTGGGGATTCCAGCACAGCCACGGTGATCATCGCCCTGTCCGACATCAACGACAACTCCCCCGAGTTCAAACTCT catcATTTCACTTTAAAGTTCCTGAAAACGTTTCAGTAGGAGGAGAAGTTGGCAGAGTCAAAGTAGAAGATATTGACGAACCACAGCACAGAAATACAAGATACAGCTTTATCCAAGGAGAGTTCAGGGACACCTTTGACATTGTAGCAAACCCATACACAAATGAAGGAATCATTAGGCCAAAGAAG CCCCTGGACTTCGAGGCAGTGTCAGAGTACAGGTTCAGCATCGAGGCCACAGACCCCACGGTGAACCTGCGGCACTTCAAGCCCGGCAATCCCCGCAGCATCGCCAGCGTCGTCATCGAGGTCACAGACGTGGACGAGCCCCCCGTGTTCAGGAGGCTCCCCTACGAGTTCAAGGTGAGGGAAAACCACGCAGAGGTGAAAACTCTCGGCTCCGTTCACGCTGAGGACCCCGACGCAGCTAAACGGAAAATCAG ATATATTCAGCGTAGAGCAAATCCCAATGGAGACTACGTCAGGGTATCCAACAGCGGAGTTATTCAACTTCCCAAGCCTCTGGACAGAGAATTCAGCTCCTCATACAACATCACTGTGGCAGCTGTGGAGATCCTTGAAGATG GCCGCCTGTCCGACAGAGAGTCCCATGCCCACGTCCATGTCATCGTGGATGATGTCAATGACAATGCTCCAGAGCTGGTGTCTCCTGAGGAACCCCGAGTGTGTGAAAATGCTGCACCTGGGAAG GTGATTGTCAGGATTTCAGCTGTTGACAAGGATGAAACATCTCCCAGAGGCTTCTTCAGATACTCACTGGCCACAGAAGACAGCAACTTCTCCCTGATTGAGAACTACG ACAACACAGCTAACATCACTGTCAAATACGGGCAGTTCAACCGGGAACTTGCCAAATTCCACTACCTGCCTGTGCTCATCTCAGACAATGGTGACCCTGACCTCACCAGCACAAACACCCTGCTCATCAGTGTCTGCAAGTGCAACGAGAAAGGCAACTTCACCTTCTGTGAGGAGAGGGCAAAGCAGGTTGGCGTCAGCATACAAGCACTGGTGGCAATTTTTGTCTGCATCTTCACAATCATTG TTTCCTTTGCAGTGATTGTGTTGCTGATCCTGCTGAGAAGGAGGCACAAGAAGGACCTGAGTGGGCTGGGGAGGAGCGTGGCAGAGATCCACGAGCAGCTGGTGACCTACGACGAGGAGGGTGGCGGCGAGATGGACACCACCAGTTACGACGTGTCCGTGCTCAACTCCGTGCGCAAGAACGGCCTCCAGGCAGAGCCCGCTCCCTCTCCCTATGCTCAGGTCCAGAAACCTCCTGGGAACATcccccctgcagctgggggcatGGAGATGATGATTGAGGTGAAGAAGGATGAGGCTGACAACGACAGGGATCTGCTGCCCTATGACACCCTGCACATCTACGGCTACGAAGGCGCCGAGTCCATCGCGGAGTCGCTCAGCTCCCTGGGCTCGGGCTCCTCAGACTCAGACATTGACTATGACTTTCTCAATGACTGGGGACCCAGGTTCAAGATGTTAGCTGAGCTCTATGGATCAGAACCAAGCGAAGATTTTGTGTATTAA
- the CDH5 gene encoding cadherin-5 isoform X1: protein MKLGHLGLGLQKKMSHLILLFSLFLAPALADGRGQKSTQNLCSNDVSHKRQKRDWIWNQLHIQEELDTPLPHHVGKITSSVRNKNAKYIIEGEFANTIFKVEETSGDVYAFERLDREKKAEYELTALIIDRTNNRSLERPSRFIIKVYDINDNAPVFVHKVFNGSVPEMSPVGTSVTKVTAVDADDPTVSGHATVTYEVTRGGEYFTIDDSGVIYTKEPNLDRETKATYEIVVQAKDAPGFSGDSSTATVIIALSDINDNSPEFKLSSFHFKVPENVSVGGEVGRVKVEDIDEPQHRNTRYSFIQGEFRDTFDIVANPYTNEGIIRPKKPLDFEAVSEYRFSIEATDPTVNLRHFKPGNPRSIASVVIEVTDVDEPPVFRRLPYEFKVRENHAEVKTLGSVHAEDPDAAKRKIRYIQRRANPNGDYVRVSNSGVIQLPKPLDREFSSSYNITVAAVEILEDGRLSDRESHAHVHVIVDDVNDNAPELVSPEEPRVCENAAPGKVIVRISAVDKDETSPRGFFRYSLATEDSNFSLIENYDNTANITVKYGQFNRELAKFHYLPVLISDNGDPDLTSTNTLLISVCKCNEKGNFTFCEERAKQVGVSIQALVAIFVCIFTIIVSFAVIVLLILLRRRHKKDLSGLGRSVAEIHEQLVTYDEEGGGEMDTTSYDVSVLNSVRKNGLQAEPAPSPYAQVQKPPGNIPPAAGGMEMMIEVKKDEADNDRDLLPYDTLHIYGYEGAESIAESLSSLGSGSSDSDIDYDFLNDWGPRFKMLAELYGSEPSEDFVY, encoded by the exons GCTACAGAAGAAGATGAGCCACCTTATTCTACTTTTCTCGTTGTTCTTGGCCCCAGCATTGGCTGATGGAAGAGGTCAGAAATCAACCCAAAACCTTTGCTCAAATGATGTCAGCCACAAACGCCAGAAGAGAGACTGGATATGGAACCAATTGCACATCCAAGAAGAGCTTGATACACCTCTGCCACACCACGTTGGCAAG ATCACGTCCAGCGTGAGGAACAAAAACGCCAAGTACATCATCGAGGGCGAGTTCGCCAACACCATCTTCAAGGTGGAGGAGACCAGCGGGGACGTGTACGCCTTCGAGAGGCTGGACAGGGAGAAGAAGGCCGAGTACGAGCTGACGGCCCTCATCATCGACAGGACGAACAACAGGTCCCTGGAGCGCCCCTCCAGGTTCATCATCAAGGTGTACGACATCAACGACAACGCCCCCGTGTTCGTGCACAAGGTGTTCAACGGCTCCGTGCCAGAAATGTCACCTGTGG GGACCTCAGTCACCAAGGTGACAGCTGTGGACGCTGATGACCCCACAGTGTCCGGTCATGCCACCGTGACCTACGAAGTCACCAGAGGAGGGGAATATTTCACCATTGATGACTCTG GTGTGATTTATACAAAAGAGCCTAATTTGGACAGAGAGACCAAGGCCACGTACGAGATTGTCGTCCAAGCCAAAGATGCTCCGGGTTTCTCTGGGGATTCCAGCACAGCCACGGTGATCATCGCCCTGTCCGACATCAACGACAACTCCCCCGAGTTCAAACTCT catcATTTCACTTTAAAGTTCCTGAAAACGTTTCAGTAGGAGGAGAAGTTGGCAGAGTCAAAGTAGAAGATATTGACGAACCACAGCACAGAAATACAAGATACAGCTTTATCCAAGGAGAGTTCAGGGACACCTTTGACATTGTAGCAAACCCATACACAAATGAAGGAATCATTAGGCCAAAGAAG CCCCTGGACTTCGAGGCAGTGTCAGAGTACAGGTTCAGCATCGAGGCCACAGACCCCACGGTGAACCTGCGGCACTTCAAGCCCGGCAATCCCCGCAGCATCGCCAGCGTCGTCATCGAGGTCACAGACGTGGACGAGCCCCCCGTGTTCAGGAGGCTCCCCTACGAGTTCAAGGTGAGGGAAAACCACGCAGAGGTGAAAACTCTCGGCTCCGTTCACGCTGAGGACCCCGACGCAGCTAAACGGAAAATCAG ATATATTCAGCGTAGAGCAAATCCCAATGGAGACTACGTCAGGGTATCCAACAGCGGAGTTATTCAACTTCCCAAGCCTCTGGACAGAGAATTCAGCTCCTCATACAACATCACTGTGGCAGCTGTGGAGATCCTTGAAGATG GCCGCCTGTCCGACAGAGAGTCCCATGCCCACGTCCATGTCATCGTGGATGATGTCAATGACAATGCTCCAGAGCTGGTGTCTCCTGAGGAACCCCGAGTGTGTGAAAATGCTGCACCTGGGAAG GTGATTGTCAGGATTTCAGCTGTTGACAAGGATGAAACATCTCCCAGAGGCTTCTTCAGATACTCACTGGCCACAGAAGACAGCAACTTCTCCCTGATTGAGAACTACG ACAACACAGCTAACATCACTGTCAAATACGGGCAGTTCAACCGGGAACTTGCCAAATTCCACTACCTGCCTGTGCTCATCTCAGACAATGGTGACCCTGACCTCACCAGCACAAACACCCTGCTCATCAGTGTCTGCAAGTGCAACGAGAAAGGCAACTTCACCTTCTGTGAGGAGAGGGCAAAGCAGGTTGGCGTCAGCATACAAGCACTGGTGGCAATTTTTGTCTGCATCTTCACAATCATTG TTTCCTTTGCAGTGATTGTGTTGCTGATCCTGCTGAGAAGGAGGCACAAGAAGGACCTGAGTGGGCTGGGGAGGAGCGTGGCAGAGATCCACGAGCAGCTGGTGACCTACGACGAGGAGGGTGGCGGCGAGATGGACACCACCAGTTACGACGTGTCCGTGCTCAACTCCGTGCGCAAGAACGGCCTCCAGGCAGAGCCCGCTCCCTCTCCCTATGCTCAGGTCCAGAAACCTCCTGGGAACATcccccctgcagctgggggcatGGAGATGATGATTGAGGTGAAGAAGGATGAGGCTGACAACGACAGGGATCTGCTGCCCTATGACACCCTGCACATCTACGGCTACGAAGGCGCCGAGTCCATCGCGGAGTCGCTCAGCTCCCTGGGCTCGGGCTCCTCAGACTCAGACATTGACTATGACTTTCTCAATGACTGGGGACCCAGGTTCAAGATGTTAGCTGAGCTCTATGGATCAGAACCAAGCGAAGATTTTGTGTATTAA
- the CDH5 gene encoding cadherin-5 isoform X2 has product MKLGHLGLGLQKKMSHLILLFSLFLAPALADGRGQKSTQNLCSNDVSHKRQKRDWIWNQLHIQEELDTPLPHHVGKITSSVRNKNAKYIIEGEFANTIFKVEETSGDVYAFERLDREKKAEYELTALIIDRTNNRSLERPSRFIIKVYDINDNAPVFVHKVFNGSVPEMSPVGTSVTKVTAVDADDPTVSGHATVTYEVTRGGEYFTIDDSGVIYTKEPNLDRETKATYEIVVQAKDAPGFSGDSSTATVIIALSDINDNSPEFKLSSFHFKVPENVSVGGEVGRVKVEDIDEPQHRNTRYSFIQGEFRDTFDIVANPYTNEGIIRPKKPLDFEAVSEYRFSIEATDPTVNLRHFKPGNPRSIASVVIEVTDVDEPPVFRRLPYEFKVRENHAEVKTLGSVHAEDPDAAKRKIRYIQRRANPNGDYVRVSNSGVIQLPKPLDREFSSSYNITVAAVEILEDGRLSDRESHAHVHVIVDDVNDNAPELVSPEEPRVCENAAPGKVIVRISAVDKDETSPRGFFRYSLATEDSNFSLIENYDNTANITVKYGQFNRELAKFHYLPVLISDNGDPDLTSTNTLLISVCKCNEKGNFTFCEERAKQVGVSIQALVAIFVCIFTIIVIVLLILLRRRHKKDLSGLGRSVAEIHEQLVTYDEEGGGEMDTTSYDVSVLNSVRKNGLQAEPAPSPYAQVQKPPGNIPPAAGGMEMMIEVKKDEADNDRDLLPYDTLHIYGYEGAESIAESLSSLGSGSSDSDIDYDFLNDWGPRFKMLAELYGSEPSEDFVY; this is encoded by the exons GCTACAGAAGAAGATGAGCCACCTTATTCTACTTTTCTCGTTGTTCTTGGCCCCAGCATTGGCTGATGGAAGAGGTCAGAAATCAACCCAAAACCTTTGCTCAAATGATGTCAGCCACAAACGCCAGAAGAGAGACTGGATATGGAACCAATTGCACATCCAAGAAGAGCTTGATACACCTCTGCCACACCACGTTGGCAAG ATCACGTCCAGCGTGAGGAACAAAAACGCCAAGTACATCATCGAGGGCGAGTTCGCCAACACCATCTTCAAGGTGGAGGAGACCAGCGGGGACGTGTACGCCTTCGAGAGGCTGGACAGGGAGAAGAAGGCCGAGTACGAGCTGACGGCCCTCATCATCGACAGGACGAACAACAGGTCCCTGGAGCGCCCCTCCAGGTTCATCATCAAGGTGTACGACATCAACGACAACGCCCCCGTGTTCGTGCACAAGGTGTTCAACGGCTCCGTGCCAGAAATGTCACCTGTGG GGACCTCAGTCACCAAGGTGACAGCTGTGGACGCTGATGACCCCACAGTGTCCGGTCATGCCACCGTGACCTACGAAGTCACCAGAGGAGGGGAATATTTCACCATTGATGACTCTG GTGTGATTTATACAAAAGAGCCTAATTTGGACAGAGAGACCAAGGCCACGTACGAGATTGTCGTCCAAGCCAAAGATGCTCCGGGTTTCTCTGGGGATTCCAGCACAGCCACGGTGATCATCGCCCTGTCCGACATCAACGACAACTCCCCCGAGTTCAAACTCT catcATTTCACTTTAAAGTTCCTGAAAACGTTTCAGTAGGAGGAGAAGTTGGCAGAGTCAAAGTAGAAGATATTGACGAACCACAGCACAGAAATACAAGATACAGCTTTATCCAAGGAGAGTTCAGGGACACCTTTGACATTGTAGCAAACCCATACACAAATGAAGGAATCATTAGGCCAAAGAAG CCCCTGGACTTCGAGGCAGTGTCAGAGTACAGGTTCAGCATCGAGGCCACAGACCCCACGGTGAACCTGCGGCACTTCAAGCCCGGCAATCCCCGCAGCATCGCCAGCGTCGTCATCGAGGTCACAGACGTGGACGAGCCCCCCGTGTTCAGGAGGCTCCCCTACGAGTTCAAGGTGAGGGAAAACCACGCAGAGGTGAAAACTCTCGGCTCCGTTCACGCTGAGGACCCCGACGCAGCTAAACGGAAAATCAG ATATATTCAGCGTAGAGCAAATCCCAATGGAGACTACGTCAGGGTATCCAACAGCGGAGTTATTCAACTTCCCAAGCCTCTGGACAGAGAATTCAGCTCCTCATACAACATCACTGTGGCAGCTGTGGAGATCCTTGAAGATG GCCGCCTGTCCGACAGAGAGTCCCATGCCCACGTCCATGTCATCGTGGATGATGTCAATGACAATGCTCCAGAGCTGGTGTCTCCTGAGGAACCCCGAGTGTGTGAAAATGCTGCACCTGGGAAG GTGATTGTCAGGATTTCAGCTGTTGACAAGGATGAAACATCTCCCAGAGGCTTCTTCAGATACTCACTGGCCACAGAAGACAGCAACTTCTCCCTGATTGAGAACTACG ACAACACAGCTAACATCACTGTCAAATACGGGCAGTTCAACCGGGAACTTGCCAAATTCCACTACCTGCCTGTGCTCATCTCAGACAATGGTGACCCTGACCTCACCAGCACAAACACCCTGCTCATCAGTGTCTGCAAGTGCAACGAGAAAGGCAACTTCACCTTCTGTGAGGAGAGGGCAAAGCAGGTTGGCGTCAGCATACAAGCACTGGTGGCAATTTTTGTCTGCATCTTCACAATCATTG TGATTGTGTTGCTGATCCTGCTGAGAAGGAGGCACAAGAAGGACCTGAGTGGGCTGGGGAGGAGCGTGGCAGAGATCCACGAGCAGCTGGTGACCTACGACGAGGAGGGTGGCGGCGAGATGGACACCACCAGTTACGACGTGTCCGTGCTCAACTCCGTGCGCAAGAACGGCCTCCAGGCAGAGCCCGCTCCCTCTCCCTATGCTCAGGTCCAGAAACCTCCTGGGAACATcccccctgcagctgggggcatGGAGATGATGATTGAGGTGAAGAAGGATGAGGCTGACAACGACAGGGATCTGCTGCCCTATGACACCCTGCACATCTACGGCTACGAAGGCGCCGAGTCCATCGCGGAGTCGCTCAGCTCCCTGGGCTCGGGCTCCTCAGACTCAGACATTGACTATGACTTTCTCAATGACTGGGGACCCAGGTTCAAGATGTTAGCTGAGCTCTATGGATCAGAACCAAGCGAAGATTTTGTGTATTAA